A genomic segment from Corvus hawaiiensis isolate bCorHaw1 chromosome 37, bCorHaw1.pri.cur, whole genome shotgun sequence encodes:
- the LOC125319223 gene encoding uncharacterized protein LOC125319223 isoform X2, with protein sequence MERTLSLEQRTERLVQRSQALLSTRPRGPQRAKPPFGSAPSRSTLGDPLVQWRLRRCQREEPALDAPSAGRALPGSAAPQGALQGVPRGRSHDPPGAVQGAVPWGPRDPPGGHWPIRRHLCKPLRQGAPSAQAGSQEPLRREPCWRPPGSRGALWATGSGPLGARQGALYSQARDSREALSPVSRSCWASLHQGAPPCGKRESHEPLRQEPCWGSPDCLEALRCAPPLRPRDSQDALRPAREALPEPLRRGGPGLRSREPREAPQPIRSSARDALQGAPLQQPLGPSRPSWNPHQGAPNPWAAGESLLWHLQHLLTWGSARGGETTAVKGTWHQRRHQQSKKHFPSSSWCQVNSDGRSGGFGFNQKVNLRVNHGFPPVSGNSLEHGFAALKCWFTFHNSSGLCYARGQCFTFYK encoded by the exons ATGGAGCGG ACGCTCAGTCTGGAGCAGCGAACGGAGCGGCTGGTGCAAAGGAG ccaggccctgctcagcacCCGCCCCCGCGGGCCACAAAGGGCGAAGCCTCCGTTTGGCTCCGCCCCCTCCAGATCCACCCTCGGCGATCCCCTCGTCCAGTGGCGCTTGAGGCGGTGCCAAAGGGAGGAGCCGGCGCTGGACGCGCCCTCGGCGGGGAGGGCCCTGCCGGGCTCTGCCGCTCCCCAGGGCGCCCTGCAGGGGGTGCCACGGGGGAGGTCACATGACCCCCCCGGGGCCGTGCAGGGGGCCGTGCCCTGGGGGCCACGTGATCCCCCCGGGGGTCACTGGCCAATCAGGAGGCACCTCTGCAAGCCCCTGCGCCAGGGGGCGCCTTCAGCGCAGGCCGGCTCCCAGGAGCCCTTGCGGCGGgagccctgctggaggccgccCGGCTCCCGCGGGGCCCTCTGGGCAACGGGGAGCGGCCCTCTGGGTGCTCGGCAGGGGGCGCTGTACTCACAGGCACGTGACTCCCGCGAGGCCCTGTCGCCAGTCAGCCGCAGCTGCTGGGCATCTCTGCACCAGGGGGCGCCACCCTGTGGGAAGCGAGAGTCCCATGAGCCTTTGCGGCAGGAGCCATGTTGGGGGTCACCTGACTGCCTCGAGGCTCTGCGGTGTGCGCCACCTTTGCGGCCACGTGACTCCCAGGATGCCCTGCGGCCCGCAAGGGAGGCGCTTCCCGAGCCCCTGCGCCGGGGGGGGCCGGGCTTGAGGTCACGTGAGCCCCGTGAGGCGCCGCAGCCAATCAGGAGCAGTGCCCGTGATGCCCTGCAGGGGGCGCCGCTGCAGCAGCCGCTGG GGCCATCGAGACCCTCCTGGAACCCCCACCAGGGCGCCCCCAACCCATG ggctgcaggggaatctctgctctggcacctgcagcacctcctcACCTGGGGATCTGCTCGGGGAGGAGAGACAACAGCAGTGAAAGGGACTTGGCACCAAAGGAGGCATCAGCAGAGCAAGAAACATTTCCCAAGCTCTAGCTGGTGTCAGGTGAACTCAGACGGGAGATCAGGTGGGTTTGGTTTTAACCAGAAAGTGAATTTAAGAGTAAATCATGGATTTCCTCCTGTGTCAGGGAATTCTCTGGAACATGGATTTGCTGCTTTAAAATGTTGGTTTACTTTCCATAATTCATCTGGGCTGTGTTATGCAAGAGGTCAGTGTTTCACCTTTTATAAATAA
- the LOC125319223 gene encoding uncharacterized protein LOC125319223 isoform X3, giving the protein MERTLSLEQRTERLVQRRWESSPASSAPRDPQALLSTRPRGPQRAKPPFGSAPSRSTLGDPLVQWRLRRCQREEPALDAPSAGRALPGSAAPQGALQGVPRGRSHDPPGAVQGAVPWGPRDPPGGHWPIRRHLCKPLRQGAPSAQAGSQEPLRREPCWRPPGSRGALWATGSGPLGARQGALYSQARDSREALSPVSRSCWASLHQGAPPCGKRESHEPLRQEPCWGSPDCLEALRCAPPLRPRDSQDALRPAREALPEPLRRGGPGLRSREPREAPQPIRSSARDALQGAPLQQPLGPSRPSWNPHQGAPNPWAAGESLLWHLQHLLTWGSARGGETTAVKGTWHQRRHQQSKKHFPSSSWCQVNSDGRSDSTLFRTPNPVPRMPVTSILVHMDEVRTHVHNHPT; this is encoded by the exons ATGGAGCGG ACGCTCAGTCTGGAGCAGCGAACGGAGCGGCTGGTGCAAAGGAGGTGGGAGAGCAGCCCGGCCTCGAGTGCCCCTCGAGATCCCCAA gccctgctcagcacCCGCCCCCGCGGGCCACAAAGGGCGAAGCCTCCGTTTGGCTCCGCCCCCTCCAGATCCACCCTCGGCGATCCCCTCGTCCAGTGGCGCTTGAGGCGGTGCCAAAGGGAGGAGCCGGCGCTGGACGCGCCCTCGGCGGGGAGGGCCCTGCCGGGCTCTGCCGCTCCCCAGGGCGCCCTGCAGGGGGTGCCACGGGGGAGGTCACATGACCCCCCCGGGGCCGTGCAGGGGGCCGTGCCCTGGGGGCCACGTGATCCCCCCGGGGGTCACTGGCCAATCAGGAGGCACCTCTGCAAGCCCCTGCGCCAGGGGGCGCCTTCAGCGCAGGCCGGCTCCCAGGAGCCCTTGCGGCGGgagccctgctggaggccgccCGGCTCCCGCGGGGCCCTCTGGGCAACGGGGAGCGGCCCTCTGGGTGCTCGGCAGGGGGCGCTGTACTCACAGGCACGTGACTCCCGCGAGGCCCTGTCGCCAGTCAGCCGCAGCTGCTGGGCATCTCTGCACCAGGGGGCGCCACCCTGTGGGAAGCGAGAGTCCCATGAGCCTTTGCGGCAGGAGCCATGTTGGGGGTCACCTGACTGCCTCGAGGCTCTGCGGTGTGCGCCACCTTTGCGGCCACGTGACTCCCAGGATGCCCTGCGGCCCGCAAGGGAGGCGCTTCCCGAGCCCCTGCGCCGGGGGGGGCCGGGCTTGAGGTCACGTGAGCCCCGTGAGGCGCCGCAGCCAATCAGGAGCAGTGCCCGTGATGCCCTGCAGGGGGCGCCGCTGCAGCAGCCGCTGG GGCCATCGAGACCCTCCTGGAACCCCCACCAGGGCGCCCCCAACCCATG ggctgcaggggaatctctgctctggcacctgcagcacctcctcACCTGGGGATCTGCTCGGGGAGGAGAGACAACAGCAGTGAAAGGGACTTGGCACCAAAGGAGGCATCAGCAGAGCAAGAAACATTTCCCAAGCTCTAGCTGGTGTCAGGTGAACTCAGACGGGAGATCAG ACTCTACGCTATTTAGAACTCCCAATCCCGTTCCCAGGATGCCAGTCACATCCATCCTGGTTCACATGGATGAAGTGAGAACTCATGTACACAACCATCCCACATAA
- the LOC125319223 gene encoding uncharacterized protein LOC125319223 isoform X1, translating to MERTLSLEQRTERLVQRRWESSPASSAPRDPQALLSTRPRGPQRAKPPFGSAPSRSTLGDPLVQWRLRRCQREEPALDAPSAGRALPGSAAPQGALQGVPRGRSHDPPGAVQGAVPWGPRDPPGGHWPIRRHLCKPLRQGAPSAQAGSQEPLRREPCWRPPGSRGALWATGSGPLGARQGALYSQARDSREALSPVSRSCWASLHQGAPPCGKRESHEPLRQEPCWGSPDCLEALRCAPPLRPRDSQDALRPAREALPEPLRRGGPGLRSREPREAPQPIRSSARDALQGAPLQQPLGPSRPSWNPHQGAPNPWAAGESLLWHLQHLLTWGSARGGETTAVKGTWHQRRHQQSKKHFPSSSWCQVNSDGRSGGFGFNQKVNLRVNHGFPPVSGNSLEHGFAALKCWFTFHNSSGLCYARGQCFTFYK from the exons ATGGAGCGG ACGCTCAGTCTGGAGCAGCGAACGGAGCGGCTGGTGCAAAGGAGGTGGGAGAGCAGCCCGGCCTCGAGTGCCCCTCGAGATCCCCAA gccctgctcagcacCCGCCCCCGCGGGCCACAAAGGGCGAAGCCTCCGTTTGGCTCCGCCCCCTCCAGATCCACCCTCGGCGATCCCCTCGTCCAGTGGCGCTTGAGGCGGTGCCAAAGGGAGGAGCCGGCGCTGGACGCGCCCTCGGCGGGGAGGGCCCTGCCGGGCTCTGCCGCTCCCCAGGGCGCCCTGCAGGGGGTGCCACGGGGGAGGTCACATGACCCCCCCGGGGCCGTGCAGGGGGCCGTGCCCTGGGGGCCACGTGATCCCCCCGGGGGTCACTGGCCAATCAGGAGGCACCTCTGCAAGCCCCTGCGCCAGGGGGCGCCTTCAGCGCAGGCCGGCTCCCAGGAGCCCTTGCGGCGGgagccctgctggaggccgccCGGCTCCCGCGGGGCCCTCTGGGCAACGGGGAGCGGCCCTCTGGGTGCTCGGCAGGGGGCGCTGTACTCACAGGCACGTGACTCCCGCGAGGCCCTGTCGCCAGTCAGCCGCAGCTGCTGGGCATCTCTGCACCAGGGGGCGCCACCCTGTGGGAAGCGAGAGTCCCATGAGCCTTTGCGGCAGGAGCCATGTTGGGGGTCACCTGACTGCCTCGAGGCTCTGCGGTGTGCGCCACCTTTGCGGCCACGTGACTCCCAGGATGCCCTGCGGCCCGCAAGGGAGGCGCTTCCCGAGCCCCTGCGCCGGGGGGGGCCGGGCTTGAGGTCACGTGAGCCCCGTGAGGCGCCGCAGCCAATCAGGAGCAGTGCCCGTGATGCCCTGCAGGGGGCGCCGCTGCAGCAGCCGCTGG GGCCATCGAGACCCTCCTGGAACCCCCACCAGGGCGCCCCCAACCCATG ggctgcaggggaatctctgctctggcacctgcagcacctcctcACCTGGGGATCTGCTCGGGGAGGAGAGACAACAGCAGTGAAAGGGACTTGGCACCAAAGGAGGCATCAGCAGAGCAAGAAACATTTCCCAAGCTCTAGCTGGTGTCAGGTGAACTCAGACGGGAGATCAGGTGGGTTTGGTTTTAACCAGAAAGTGAATTTAAGAGTAAATCATGGATTTCCTCCTGTGTCAGGGAATTCTCTGGAACATGGATTTGCTGCTTTAAAATGTTGGTTTACTTTCCATAATTCATCTGGGCTGTGTTATGCAAGAGGTCAGTGTTTCACCTTTTATAAATAA
- the LOC125319223 gene encoding uncharacterized protein LOC125319223 isoform X4, with amino-acid sequence MERTLSLEQRTERLVQRRSTLGDPLVQWRLRRCQREEPALDAPSAGRALPGSAAPQGALQGVPRGRSHDPPGAVQGAVPWGPRDPPGGHWPIRRHLCKPLRQGAPSAQAGSQEPLRREPCWRPPGSRGALWATGSGPLGARQGALYSQARDSREALSPVSRSCWASLHQGAPPCGKRESHEPLRQEPCWGSPDCLEALRCAPPLRPRDSQDALRPAREALPEPLRRGGPGLRSREPREAPQPIRSSARDALQGAPLQQPLGPSRPSWNPHQGAPNPWAAGESLLWHLQHLLTWGSARGGETTAVKGTWHQRRHQQSKKHFPSSSWCQVNSDGRSGGFGFNQKVNLRVNHGFPPVSGNSLEHGFAALKCWFTFHNSSGLCYARGQCFTFYK; translated from the exons ATGGAGCGG ACGCTCAGTCTGGAGCAGCGAACGGAGCGGCTGGTGCAAAGGAG ATCCACCCTCGGCGATCCCCTCGTCCAGTGGCGCTTGAGGCGGTGCCAAAGGGAGGAGCCGGCGCTGGACGCGCCCTCGGCGGGGAGGGCCCTGCCGGGCTCTGCCGCTCCCCAGGGCGCCCTGCAGGGGGTGCCACGGGGGAGGTCACATGACCCCCCCGGGGCCGTGCAGGGGGCCGTGCCCTGGGGGCCACGTGATCCCCCCGGGGGTCACTGGCCAATCAGGAGGCACCTCTGCAAGCCCCTGCGCCAGGGGGCGCCTTCAGCGCAGGCCGGCTCCCAGGAGCCCTTGCGGCGGgagccctgctggaggccgccCGGCTCCCGCGGGGCCCTCTGGGCAACGGGGAGCGGCCCTCTGGGTGCTCGGCAGGGGGCGCTGTACTCACAGGCACGTGACTCCCGCGAGGCCCTGTCGCCAGTCAGCCGCAGCTGCTGGGCATCTCTGCACCAGGGGGCGCCACCCTGTGGGAAGCGAGAGTCCCATGAGCCTTTGCGGCAGGAGCCATGTTGGGGGTCACCTGACTGCCTCGAGGCTCTGCGGTGTGCGCCACCTTTGCGGCCACGTGACTCCCAGGATGCCCTGCGGCCCGCAAGGGAGGCGCTTCCCGAGCCCCTGCGCCGGGGGGGGCCGGGCTTGAGGTCACGTGAGCCCCGTGAGGCGCCGCAGCCAATCAGGAGCAGTGCCCGTGATGCCCTGCAGGGGGCGCCGCTGCAGCAGCCGCTGG GGCCATCGAGACCCTCCTGGAACCCCCACCAGGGCGCCCCCAACCCATG ggctgcaggggaatctctgctctggcacctgcagcacctcctcACCTGGGGATCTGCTCGGGGAGGAGAGACAACAGCAGTGAAAGGGACTTGGCACCAAAGGAGGCATCAGCAGAGCAAGAAACATTTCCCAAGCTCTAGCTGGTGTCAGGTGAACTCAGACGGGAGATCAGGTGGGTTTGGTTTTAACCAGAAAGTGAATTTAAGAGTAAATCATGGATTTCCTCCTGTGTCAGGGAATTCTCTGGAACATGGATTTGCTGCTTTAAAATGTTGGTTTACTTTCCATAATTCATCTGGGCTGTGTTATGCAAGAGGTCAGTGTTTCACCTTTTATAAATAA
- the LOC125319223 gene encoding uncharacterized protein LOC125319223 isoform X5 → MERTLSLEQRTERLVQRRWESSPASSAPRDPQALLSTRPRGPQRAKPPFGSAPSRSTLGDPLVQWRLRRCQREEPALDAPSAGRALPGSAAPQGALQGVPRGRSHDPPGAVQGAVPWGPRDPPGGHWPIRRHLCKPLRQGAPSAQAGSQEPLRREPCWRPPGSRGALWATGSGPLGARQGALYSQARDSREALSPVSRSCWASLHQGAPPCGKRESHEPLRQEPCWGSPDCLEALRCAPPLRPRDSQDALRPAREALPEPLRRGGPGLRSREPREAPQPIRSSARDALQGAPLQQPLGPSRPSWNPHQGAPNPWAAGESLLWHLQHLLTWGSARGGETTAVKGTWHQRRHQQSKKHFPSSSWCQVNSDGRSGNISVRSH, encoded by the exons ATGGAGCGG ACGCTCAGTCTGGAGCAGCGAACGGAGCGGCTGGTGCAAAGGAGGTGGGAGAGCAGCCCGGCCTCGAGTGCCCCTCGAGATCCCCAA gccctgctcagcacCCGCCCCCGCGGGCCACAAAGGGCGAAGCCTCCGTTTGGCTCCGCCCCCTCCAGATCCACCCTCGGCGATCCCCTCGTCCAGTGGCGCTTGAGGCGGTGCCAAAGGGAGGAGCCGGCGCTGGACGCGCCCTCGGCGGGGAGGGCCCTGCCGGGCTCTGCCGCTCCCCAGGGCGCCCTGCAGGGGGTGCCACGGGGGAGGTCACATGACCCCCCCGGGGCCGTGCAGGGGGCCGTGCCCTGGGGGCCACGTGATCCCCCCGGGGGTCACTGGCCAATCAGGAGGCACCTCTGCAAGCCCCTGCGCCAGGGGGCGCCTTCAGCGCAGGCCGGCTCCCAGGAGCCCTTGCGGCGGgagccctgctggaggccgccCGGCTCCCGCGGGGCCCTCTGGGCAACGGGGAGCGGCCCTCTGGGTGCTCGGCAGGGGGCGCTGTACTCACAGGCACGTGACTCCCGCGAGGCCCTGTCGCCAGTCAGCCGCAGCTGCTGGGCATCTCTGCACCAGGGGGCGCCACCCTGTGGGAAGCGAGAGTCCCATGAGCCTTTGCGGCAGGAGCCATGTTGGGGGTCACCTGACTGCCTCGAGGCTCTGCGGTGTGCGCCACCTTTGCGGCCACGTGACTCCCAGGATGCCCTGCGGCCCGCAAGGGAGGCGCTTCCCGAGCCCCTGCGCCGGGGGGGGCCGGGCTTGAGGTCACGTGAGCCCCGTGAGGCGCCGCAGCCAATCAGGAGCAGTGCCCGTGATGCCCTGCAGGGGGCGCCGCTGCAGCAGCCGCTGG GGCCATCGAGACCCTCCTGGAACCCCCACCAGGGCGCCCCCAACCCATG ggctgcaggggaatctctgctctggcacctgcagcacctcctcACCTGGGGATCTGCTCGGGGAGGAGAGACAACAGCAGTGAAAGGGACTTGGCACCAAAGGAGGCATCAGCAGAGCAAGAAACATTTCCCAAGCTCTAGCTGGTGTCAGGTGAACTCAGACGGGAGATCAG gtAATATATCTGTCAGAAGCCATTGA
- the LOC125319223 gene encoding uncharacterized protein LOC125319223 isoform X6, translating to MERTLSLEQRTERLVQRRWESSPASSAPRDPQALLSTRPRGPQRAKPPFGSAPSRSTLGDPLVQWRLRRCQREEPALDAPSAGRALPGSAAPQGALQGVPRGRSHDPPGAVQGAVPWGPRDPPGGHWPIRRHLCKPLRQGAPSAQAGSQEPLRREPCWRPPGSRGALWATGSGPLGARQGALYSQARDSREALSPVSRSCWASLHQGAPPCGKRESHEPLRQEPCWGSPDCLEALRCAPPLRPRDSQDALRPAREALPEPLRRGGPGLRSREPREAPQPIRSSARDALQGAPLQQPLGPSRPSWNPHQGAPNPWAAGESLLWHLQHLLTWGSARGGETTAVKGTWHQRRHQQSKKHFPSSSWCQGILWNMDLLL from the exons ATGGAGCGG ACGCTCAGTCTGGAGCAGCGAACGGAGCGGCTGGTGCAAAGGAGGTGGGAGAGCAGCCCGGCCTCGAGTGCCCCTCGAGATCCCCAA gccctgctcagcacCCGCCCCCGCGGGCCACAAAGGGCGAAGCCTCCGTTTGGCTCCGCCCCCTCCAGATCCACCCTCGGCGATCCCCTCGTCCAGTGGCGCTTGAGGCGGTGCCAAAGGGAGGAGCCGGCGCTGGACGCGCCCTCGGCGGGGAGGGCCCTGCCGGGCTCTGCCGCTCCCCAGGGCGCCCTGCAGGGGGTGCCACGGGGGAGGTCACATGACCCCCCCGGGGCCGTGCAGGGGGCCGTGCCCTGGGGGCCACGTGATCCCCCCGGGGGTCACTGGCCAATCAGGAGGCACCTCTGCAAGCCCCTGCGCCAGGGGGCGCCTTCAGCGCAGGCCGGCTCCCAGGAGCCCTTGCGGCGGgagccctgctggaggccgccCGGCTCCCGCGGGGCCCTCTGGGCAACGGGGAGCGGCCCTCTGGGTGCTCGGCAGGGGGCGCTGTACTCACAGGCACGTGACTCCCGCGAGGCCCTGTCGCCAGTCAGCCGCAGCTGCTGGGCATCTCTGCACCAGGGGGCGCCACCCTGTGGGAAGCGAGAGTCCCATGAGCCTTTGCGGCAGGAGCCATGTTGGGGGTCACCTGACTGCCTCGAGGCTCTGCGGTGTGCGCCACCTTTGCGGCCACGTGACTCCCAGGATGCCCTGCGGCCCGCAAGGGAGGCGCTTCCCGAGCCCCTGCGCCGGGGGGGGCCGGGCTTGAGGTCACGTGAGCCCCGTGAGGCGCCGCAGCCAATCAGGAGCAGTGCCCGTGATGCCCTGCAGGGGGCGCCGCTGCAGCAGCCGCTGG GGCCATCGAGACCCTCCTGGAACCCCCACCAGGGCGCCCCCAACCCATG ggctgcaggggaatctctgctctggcacctgcagcacctcctcACCTGGGGATCTGCTCGGGGAGGAGAGACAACAGCAGTGAAAGGGACTTGGCACCAAAGGAGGCATCAGCAGAGCAAGAAACATTTCCCAAGCTCTAGCTGGTGTCAG GGAATTCTCTGGAACATGGATTTGCTGCTTTAA